A DNA window from Gillisia sp. Hel1_33_143 contains the following coding sequences:
- a CDS encoding polysaccharide biosynthesis C-terminal domain-containing protein — protein MGTLKRFFQDTIIYGFATVLPRLMNFILVGLHTATLSTSSYSDNTTFYVWAAFFNVLLTYGMETSFFRFFSNSKEKDTVFSTAFIALTGSTVLFLIGVLIFQDFFIALVDLPVDYFYILFGILVMDTLVVVPFAYLRASNRPIKFAAIKIINIVIVVLLNFYFLWFVKEFPSLTPQIILDNYKNADKVKYIFIANLAASAVTFLILLPNFFRSKIDFSVLLFKQMWRYGWPVMVAGIAFVINENLDKLLLKDMLSESVMGAYAGCYKLAVFMTIFVQAFKMGAEPFFFNHAQQANAKKTYAQILTYFVIFGCLIMVSLISFIDIFKELLIRNEDYWITISIVPIILLANLFLGIYHNLSVWYKLTDKTRMGMYISIFGAIITIVLNFVLIPVIGFIAAAWATLAAYGSMMLISYFLGRRFYPVPYDLKKIGFYLLISIGISAISFLYFRENYLAGTAFVTLFLLIIVAVERKDLKQILKR, from the coding sequence TTGGGTACTTTAAAGCGATTCTTTCAGGATACTATTATTTATGGCTTTGCCACGGTGCTACCTAGATTAATGAACTTTATTCTTGTTGGTCTTCACACTGCAACACTTTCCACCAGTAGCTATTCAGATAATACTACCTTCTATGTATGGGCAGCTTTTTTTAATGTGTTGCTTACGTACGGTATGGAAACTTCTTTTTTTAGGTTCTTTAGTAACAGTAAAGAGAAGGATACGGTATTTTCTACGGCATTTATTGCCTTAACAGGTTCTACCGTATTATTTCTGATAGGTGTTTTGATCTTTCAGGATTTCTTTATTGCTCTTGTAGATCTGCCGGTAGATTATTTTTATATACTTTTTGGAATACTCGTAATGGATACGCTTGTGGTAGTTCCATTTGCCTATTTAAGAGCTTCTAATAGACCTATTAAGTTTGCAGCTATCAAGATCATAAATATTGTTATTGTGGTCTTACTGAACTTCTATTTTCTTTGGTTCGTAAAAGAATTTCCCTCGCTCACCCCTCAGATAATTTTAGATAATTATAAAAATGCAGACAAGGTAAAATATATCTTCATTGCGAATCTTGCCGCCAGTGCAGTTACATTTTTAATATTGTTACCTAATTTCTTTAGGTCTAAAATAGATTTTAGCGTACTGCTTTTCAAACAAATGTGGAGATACGGTTGGCCTGTTATGGTAGCTGGTATCGCATTTGTAATTAATGAGAATCTAGATAAGTTGTTATTAAAAGATATGTTGTCGGAATCTGTAATGGGTGCTTATGCAGGTTGTTATAAACTGGCAGTTTTCATGACCATTTTTGTTCAGGCCTTTAAAATGGGAGCAGAACCCTTCTTTTTCAATCATGCACAACAAGCTAATGCCAAAAAAACTTACGCACAGATATTAACTTATTTCGTGATCTTTGGGTGTCTAATTATGGTATCCCTTATTTCATTTATAGATATTTTTAAAGAACTTCTTATTAGAAATGAAGATTACTGGATCACCATTTCTATTGTACCTATTATTTTGTTAGCGAACCTATTCTTAGGAATTTATCATAATCTTTCGGTGTGGTATAAGCTTACAGATAAAACACGAATGGGAATGTATATTTCCATTTTTGGAGCCATTATCACTATAGTTCTCAACTTCGTATTAATTCCAGTAATTGGTTTTATTGCAGCTGCCTGGGCAACATTGGCTGCTTATGGATCTATGATGCTTATATCATATTTCTTGGGGAGAAGATTTTACCCAGTACCATACGATCTTAAGAAAATAGGATTCTATTTATTAATATCTATAGGAATTTCAGCAATATCATTTTTATATTTTAGAGAAAACTATCTGGCAGGCACAGCTTTTGTAACTTTGTTCCTGCTAATTATAGTAGCTGTAGAAAGAAAAGATTTAAAACAAATTTTAAAAAGATGA
- the atpG gene encoding ATP synthase F1 subunit gamma, whose amino-acid sequence MANLKDLRSRITSVSSTMQITSAMKMVSAAKLSRAQDAITAMRPYSEKLTELLQSLSATLDDDTSSKFSEEREVNNVLIVAISSNRGLAGAFNTNIVKGVRNVIAAKYSDKNVQLLTIGKKANDVLRKNYSVSENNNAIYDNLDFENVSVIAEAIMQGFLDGKYDKVELVYNQFVNAATQNIMTEQFLPIEKFERDSNVTLDYIFEPSKLEIVKDLIPKSLKMQIFKAMSDSLASEHGARMTAMHKATDNATELRDSLKLSYNKARQAAITNEILEIVGGAEALNN is encoded by the coding sequence ATGGCAAACTTAAAAGACTTACGTAGCAGAATTACATCGGTATCATCAACGATGCAGATCACGAGCGCCATGAAAATGGTATCGGCTGCAAAATTGAGCAGAGCCCAGGATGCTATTACTGCAATGCGTCCGTATTCAGAGAAATTAACTGAATTACTTCAAAGTTTAAGTGCAACCTTAGATGACGATACCAGTAGTAAATTTTCGGAAGAAAGAGAGGTAAACAATGTTTTGATTGTTGCCATATCTTCTAATCGTGGTTTGGCGGGAGCTTTTAATACTAATATTGTTAAAGGTGTAAGAAATGTGATCGCTGCAAAATACAGCGATAAGAATGTACAGCTTCTTACCATTGGTAAAAAGGCCAATGATGTATTGCGTAAGAATTATTCGGTTTCGGAAAACAATAACGCTATCTACGATAATCTAGATTTTGAAAATGTTTCTGTAATTGCAGAAGCTATTATGCAAGGTTTCTTGGATGGTAAATATGATAAAGTAGAATTGGTTTATAATCAATTTGTAAATGCTGCCACTCAAAACATCATGACAGAGCAATTTTTGCCTATCGAGAAATTTGAGAGAGATTCTAATGTTACTTTAGATTACATTTTTGAACCTTCAAAATTAGAGATCGTTAAGGATTTGATACCTAAATCTTTGAAAATGCAAATCTTCAAAGCAATGAGTGACTCATTAGCTTCTGAACATGGTGCGCGTATGACAGCTATGCATAAGGCTACAGATAATGCTACTGAATTGAGAGATTCATTAAAATTATCTTATAACAAAGCACGTCAGGCTGCAATTACCAATGAGATCTTGGAAATTGTTGGTGGAGCTGAAGCTTTGAATAACTAA
- the atpA gene encoding F0F1 ATP synthase subunit alpha, with translation MAEVNPAEVSAILKKQLSGFEAKASLDEVGTVLTVGDGIARIYGLSNAQYGELVEFEGGLEGIVLNLEEDNVGVVLLGPSKAIKEGSVAKRTQRIASIKVGEGITGRVLDTLGSPIDGKGPIEGETYEMPLDRKAPGVIYREPVTEPMQTGIKAIDAMVPVGRGQRELVIGDRQTGKTAVCIDTILNQKEFYDAGKPVHCIYVAIGQKASTVAGIAQKLEEKGAMAYTTIVAANASDPAPMQVYAPFAGAAIGEYFRDTGRPALIVYDDLSKQAVAYREVSLLLRRPPGREAYPGDVFFLHSRLLERAAKVINNDKIASEMNDLPDSIKHLVKGGGSLTALPIIETQAGDVSAYIPTNVISITDGQIFLTSDLFNSGVRPAIDVGISVSRVGGNAQIKAMKKVAGTLKLDQAQYRELEAFAKFGSDLDAATLNVIERGKRNVEILKQAENDPYPVEEQIAIIYAGSKNLVRNVPVDKIKEFERDYLEFLNVKHRDVLDTLKAGKLTDEVTDTLTAVASELTAKYKK, from the coding sequence ATGGCCGAAGTAAATCCTGCTGAAGTTTCAGCAATATTAAAAAAACAACTCTCAGGTTTTGAAGCAAAAGCTTCTTTAGATGAGGTGGGTACAGTGCTTACCGTAGGAGATGGGATTGCCCGTATTTATGGTTTAAGTAATGCTCAATACGGAGAATTAGTTGAATTTGAAGGTGGTTTAGAAGGAATCGTTCTTAACCTTGAAGAAGACAACGTAGGGGTAGTACTTTTAGGACCTTCTAAAGCAATTAAAGAAGGATCTGTTGCAAAAAGAACTCAGAGAATTGCATCTATTAAGGTTGGTGAGGGAATTACCGGAAGAGTTTTAGACACTTTAGGTAGCCCAATTGATGGAAAAGGTCCAATTGAAGGAGAAACTTACGAAATGCCATTAGACCGTAAAGCTCCGGGAGTAATTTACCGTGAGCCGGTTACAGAGCCTATGCAAACAGGTATTAAAGCAATTGATGCTATGGTACCGGTAGGAAGAGGACAGAGAGAATTGGTGATTGGTGACCGTCAAACAGGTAAAACTGCGGTTTGTATCGATACCATTCTTAATCAAAAAGAATTTTACGATGCTGGGAAACCGGTGCACTGTATATATGTTGCTATTGGACAAAAAGCTTCTACTGTTGCAGGAATTGCACAGAAATTAGAAGAAAAAGGTGCAATGGCTTATACTACCATTGTTGCTGCTAATGCTTCAGATCCTGCACCTATGCAGGTATACGCACCATTTGCAGGTGCTGCAATTGGTGAGTATTTTAGAGATACTGGTCGTCCTGCACTTATTGTGTATGATGATCTTTCTAAGCAAGCGGTAGCATACCGTGAAGTATCCTTATTGCTACGTCGTCCACCGGGACGTGAGGCGTATCCTGGGGATGTTTTCTTCTTACACTCAAGATTATTAGAGCGTGCAGCTAAAGTTATTAATAACGATAAGATCGCTTCAGAAATGAATGATCTTCCAGATTCAATTAAGCATTTGGTAAAAGGTGGTGGTTCTTTAACTGCATTACCAATTATCGAAACTCAGGCTGGTGACGTTTCTGCATATATTCCTACCAACGTAATTTCTATTACAGATGGTCAGATCTTCTTAACTTCAGATCTATTTAACTCTGGAGTACGTCCTGCAATAGACGTGGGTATTTCTGTATCTCGTGTAGGGGGTAACGCTCAGATCAAGGCTATGAAAAAAGTAGCTGGTACGCTTAAGTTAGACCAAGCACAATACCGTGAATTGGAAGCTTTTGCTAAATTTGGATCAGACCTGGATGCTGCAACTTTAAATGTAATTGAAAGAGGTAAGCGTAACGTAGAGATCTTAAAGCAAGCAGAGAACGATCCATATCCGGTAGAAGAGCAAATTGCTATTATCTATGCTGGATCTAAGAATCTTGTAAGAAATGTTCCTGTAGATAAGATTAAAGAATTTGAAAGAGATTATCTAGAATTCCTTAACGTGAAACACCGTGATGTATTAGATACTCTAAAAGCAGGAAAACTAACCGATGAAGTAACAGATACTTTAACGGCTGTGGCAAGTGAACTTACTGCAAAGTATAAAAAATAG
- the atpH gene encoding ATP synthase F1 subunit delta yields the protein MKGTRAAQRYAKAILDLAKDQNVAEVVNSDMESISKTIIGSNDLHDVLTSPVLKSNLKKNVLKEIFKDVNQVTLGAFDVLIENKRINILKEVAQTYISLYNEMNHVQVAKVTTAVPLNAELEAKILTKITELTGGGATINNIVDPNIIGGFILRIEDLQYNASVANSLSNLERELKNSTFISKI from the coding sequence ATGAAAGGAACCAGAGCTGCACAACGTTATGCAAAAGCAATACTAGATTTGGCTAAAGACCAAAATGTTGCTGAAGTGGTGAATTCTGATATGGAATCCATTTCAAAAACAATTATTGGTAGCAATGATCTTCATGATGTGCTTACAAGCCCGGTATTAAAATCTAATCTTAAGAAGAATGTTCTTAAAGAGATTTTTAAAGATGTTAATCAAGTAACTCTAGGAGCCTTTGATGTGCTTATAGAGAACAAAAGGATCAATATTTTAAAAGAAGTAGCACAGACCTATATCTCATTGTATAATGAGATGAATCATGTTCAGGTAGCTAAAGTAACTACTGCAGTTCCTTTAAATGCTGAACTTGAAGCTAAGATTTTAACAAAAATTACAGAGCTTACTGGAGGTGGTGCTACTATTAATAATATTGTAGATCCAAATATAATTGGAGGTTTCATTCTTAGAATTGAAGATCTTCAATACAATGCAAGTGTTGCTAATTCTCTTAGTAATTTAGAAAGAGAATTAAAGAACAGTACATTTATATCAAAAATTTAA
- a CDS encoding F0F1 ATP synthase subunit B, which produces MDLITPEIGLFFWQTIVFLVLIFLMAKFAWNPILGAIKKREDSINDALSSAEDARKEMQNLHADNEKLLKEARAERDAILKEARELKEKVIAEAATEAQEKANQIVAQAQAIIQTEKKSAMADIKNQVAALSIEIAEKMLRHELATSDKQQRLVEEMLQDVTLK; this is translated from the coding sequence ATGGATTTAATAACTCCTGAAATTGGCTTGTTTTTCTGGCAAACCATCGTCTTTTTAGTACTGATCTTTTTAATGGCAAAATTTGCCTGGAATCCGATCTTAGGCGCTATTAAGAAAAGAGAAGACTCTATTAATGATGCTCTTTCTTCTGCTGAAGATGCTAGAAAAGAGATGCAAAATTTGCATGCCGATAATGAAAAACTTTTAAAAGAAGCGCGCGCAGAAAGAGATGCAATTCTTAAAGAAGCTCGTGAATTAAAAGAAAAGGTTATTGCTGAAGCAGCTACAGAAGCTCAGGAAAAAGCAAATCAAATAGTTGCTCAGGCGCAAGCTATCATTCAAACAGAAAAGAAATCTGCCATGGCAGATATCAAAAATCAGGTAGCAGCATTATCTATTGAAATAGCAGAAAAAATGTTACGTCATGAATTAGCAACTTCAGACAAGCAACAAAGACTTGTTGAAGAAATGTTACAAGACGTTACCTTAAAATAA
- the atpE gene encoding ATP synthase F0 subunit C has translation MELLYVGLSALGAGLAVLGAGFGVGKIGGAAMDAIARQPEAAGKIQTAMIIAAALVEGVALFGVVASLLGVLR, from the coding sequence ATGGAATTATTGTATGTAGGTCTTTCAGCTTTAGGAGCTGGTTTAGCGGTTCTTGGAGCCGGATTTGGAGTTGGTAAAATCGGTGGAGCTGCAATGGATGCTATTGCACGCCAGCCAGAAGCTGCCGGAAAAATCCAAACAGCTATGATTATTGCTGCTGCACTTGTAGAAGGTGTTGCCCTTTTTGGGGTAGTTGCATCTTTATTAGGTGTATTAAGGTAA
- the atpB gene encoding F0F1 ATP synthase subunit A produces the protein MTAQKSFKIIVTLLLTSIPFLSFSKDQSEEHEGKEKFNATDMIMHHIGDSHGWHFFGEGESAAVLPLPVILYTDNGLVSFMSSEFHHDTEGHHIVEKDGMSFVNYHENIYQLNQGATEAEFDAEHHVVNGTQPLDFSITKNVAAMFLTVILMLVFFLSLSKHHKKNAHAPRGFNNLLETLVLFVRDEIARPNIGEKKYMKFMPFLLTVFFFIWITNLLGLLPGAANVTGNIAVTVSLGVFTLVLILINGNKDYWKHIFWMPGIPTFVKPILAVVEVMGFFIKPIALMIRLFANITAGHIVVLSLLALIFILESAGVAGVSVPFALFITVLELLVAFLQAFIFTMLSALFIGMAVEEHEHH, from the coding sequence ATGACAGCACAGAAATCTTTTAAGATTATAGTGACACTTTTGTTAACTTCTATTCCTTTTCTTTCATTTTCGAAGGATCAGAGCGAAGAACATGAGGGTAAAGAAAAATTTAATGCCACAGATATGATCATGCATCACATTGGTGATTCTCATGGATGGCATTTCTTTGGGGAAGGTGAGAGCGCTGCAGTTCTTCCACTTCCGGTAATTTTATACACAGACAATGGATTAGTTTCTTTTATGTCTAGTGAGTTTCATCACGATACGGAAGGACACCACATTGTGGAGAAAGACGGGATGAGCTTTGTGAATTACCATGAAAACATCTATCAATTAAACCAAGGGGCTACAGAAGCAGAGTTTGATGCAGAGCATCATGTTGTAAATGGAACCCAGCCATTAGATTTTTCTATTACGAAGAACGTAGCGGCTATGTTCTTAACAGTAATATTAATGCTTGTTTTCTTCTTAAGTCTTTCTAAGCACCACAAGAAGAACGCTCATGCTCCAAGAGGATTTAATAACTTATTGGAAACATTAGTGTTATTCGTAAGAGATGAAATTGCAAGACCAAATATTGGTGAAAAGAAATATATGAAGTTCATGCCTTTCTTATTAACGGTATTCTTCTTCATTTGGATCACTAACCTATTAGGGCTATTACCAGGTGCTGCCAACGTAACAGGGAATATCGCAGTAACAGTATCTTTAGGTGTTTTTACACTAGTGCTTATTTTAATTAATGGTAACAAAGATTACTGGAAGCATATTTTTTGGATGCCGGGAATACCAACTTTCGTTAAGCCTATTCTGGCGGTAGTAGAGGTGATGGGATTCTTTATTAAACCAATTGCGTTAATGATACGTTTGTTTGCTAACATTACAGCAGGACATATCGTAGTATTAAGTTTATTGGCACTTATATTTATTTTAGAGAGCGCAGGAGTTGCCGGGGTATCGGTTCCTTTTGCATTATTTATAACAGTACTGGAATTGTTAGTAGCATTCCTTCAAGCGTTTATTTTTACAATGCTGTCTGCCCTATTTATAGGAATGGCGGTTGAGGAACATGAACATCATTAA
- a CDS encoding AtpZ/AtpI family protein, whose translation MDSNKSGSPKNKYLEFVNIAFQMGIIIGGGVFLGIWLDEKFPNEHSGFTIGISLLGVFIALYQVIRKVSQISKDN comes from the coding sequence ATGGATAGTAATAAGTCGGGCTCACCCAAAAATAAATATCTGGAATTTGTAAACATTGCATTCCAAATGGGTATTATAATAGGCGGAGGGGTTTTTTTAGGGATCTGGCTGGACGAAAAATTTCCAAACGAGCATTCTGGCTTCACTATAGGTATTTCGTTGTTAGGTGTATTTATAGCCCTATATCAGGTAATCCGAAAAGTGAGTCAAATAAGTAAAGACAATTAA